A segment of the Corylus avellana chromosome ca2, CavTom2PMs-1.0 genome:
TACACACGAATTAACACAATTAACAGGTTTCTCCATATAcaactcttgttttttttttttttttttttgggtttttgtcaGCTATAATTTTATTTCCCAATTGCCAGAGAGAAACGCTATATAATTCACGCGCAAACGGAAAATGGGTtgtaaaaattacttttttttggaCATAAGGATAGTGGGCAGAGGTGAAATaataaagaggaagaagaagaacataCTGCATCTTGGCCATTTTAGCAGGGTCGGCAGCGGAGGGTAACTTGGAGAGCTCAACATCCATgttctcctcctcttcctcctcctgaTCATCGTCTTTGCTCTTCGCATTGGATTTGGCGACAGAGACTGGTGCTATTGGGGCTGTTGATGTGGAAGTCGAGGTTGAAGGGCCAGCAGCAGAGGAAGGAATAGCAACCTCAATGCCATCGTAGTCGTCGTCAACGTCGTCTTGTTGACCAGCAACAGCAACTGCGGGGGAATCCTCTTGTTCCTCAAACGCCGCTTCGAATGGGTCCTTCGATACCTGCTTCATTCTCTCGTCTCCCTCTCTCACACGCACACGCACACGCACAGAGGGCCACTGACAGGGAAATCATCATCAATTATTACTTCTACCTAATTGAGTTTCACACAAGGGAAACTGCAGTACTTGTCGCTTGTAATGAATGTGTACGGTATGTCGTTTTGACGTACTGAAAATGATAACAAACGGCATGTGGTAGATTTCCAGCCGCACGCAAGTTCTTCTCAACGAACAAAGACCCAAGAGGCCCATGAGATcctttgttaaaattttgttctCTTTAGGAGACACTGGCCCAATCCTCCCGTTCGCCTGCATTACAAGTGGATGGCCCAGCCTGGAACACAGTCTGGTGGTTGGCTCGTCTGATTctgtttattaaatgagttacAGGGTCGGGTCGAGTCATGTTGGCCTGTTTATTAAAATGATAAAGTGTTTCATAATGAGTTACCCACTTATTTAAATGGATCATGCCAAAGTTAAGAgatctgactcatttaattaaacgggtggTTTCATGGTTGACTCTTAATAGGTTGACAGGTCAGTCGACCCAACACAAATCTGACACGTCAACTTGAACTGCCCCGT
Coding sequences within it:
- the LOC132172787 gene encoding transcription initiation factor TFIID subunit 11; this translates as MKQVSKDPFEAAFEEQEDSPAVAVAGQQDDVDDDYDGIEVAIPSSAAGPSTSTSTSTAPIAPVSVAKSNAKSKDDDQEEEEEENMDVELSKLPSAADPAKMAKMQAILSQFTEEQMSRYESFRRAGFQKSNMKKLLASITGTQKISVPMTIVVSGIAKMFVGELVETARMVMTERRESGPIRPCHIRESYRRLKLEGKVPKKSVPRLFR